TGGTTGAATAAGCTGAATGGCTCACTTCACACCGCCTTaacctccctccctcacacacacacacacacacacacacctacaaaacGTCTCCATGTGAGGGTGAAAGGGGCTCTTTCTGCAGTCAGCGTTACGGGGCCTCCACCTGCTCCCTTGTGGCGAGGCCCTGGCGGACAATAAGAAGCCTGTTCGCCGCCTTCTGAGGAACGGAGGAATGTAACCCGCCCATGAGCGAGAGAGTTCCTTTAATGGAGGGGGTAGTTTGGGAGGGCTGCACACTTATTTGCATGATTGGGTCCTGCTTCTCCAGGACCAACAGTTAACAGCATGGAAACAaatatgtgtgtgggggaggggggggggggattcatttGCTTTTTATGAAGTGGAGTGCTTTTGTGGTGGAATATAATAAAGATGTGGATGTCAAAGGGTGCATTCGAGTAATGTTGCATGTTTGAGAGTTCTCACCTTTACCCAGAATGAAAGAGTCCGGGTCGGTTACCCTCCCCGTGACCTCAGGTCAaagtattcataataattacgACTTGCAGTACACAGTATAATATGCGTATAAAGTTCAAGTGAACatttatgttgtttttaattgaaCAAAAGTGCATTAAGactgccccgcccccccccccccttgctttAAAGCTGCTGACGAGTGTCAAACTATAATCAGGTGAAAACAGATAAAGTGAGACAGATGGATGTCTCCATTAGTTTCTGTGATTGCTTTGTTTATCCAGCACTAGTTCACTGTATCACACGAGAGCACACAACGTGTCGTGTATCAGCAAGAGGTCAAATGTATAACACACATTGCATCAAATGTAGATTTAGTCATTTAAGTCATAATACGCATAAATGAAATGGCTAAAAGAGAAGTCTGCACCCTTGTTCAGTTTTGTCTCATgacttcattaaaataaaaatacaacacagttcatgtttgtgttttatgacCTTTAGACGTGTAAACAAGAAGCTTCAACTGCTTCACATCTTTCATCTTTCCTTAATGACATTCATTGTTTAGGTGTTTGAACTATTATTGACTGTTGGATTGTTTCTACAAAATGCTGCATCATCACTCCAAGATAAAAAGGAAAGTATAGCATTAATAAAATAGATATAAACCTAAGCAAATCTTAACTCCATATGTTTTAAGGATCAGTTTtccagaaatataaaaaatatatataaaatgtaaaagattTAGAAGTAATGCAGCGTTAAGAGTTAGTTTAACACATTCATGAGTACATTTGTGCAGCAAAGCACCAAAATAAATCCAATAATTTCCTTTTTCTAAGTTTCTATCATGTGCACAACATGTATGCCTCCACATCAACATGCGTTGAGCATAAAAGGTGAAAGAAAGACACTGGATAACCTGGCATTTACAAACTTTGGCAAGCGCTTCTTTATTTACATCCAGGCTGTCTCACAATGTCACAGctcttttccctttttatttcttttttccttcttcttcttttgtgtgtgtgtgtgtagagtcaCCAAACAAGTGTTGCTGTGAACAGAAATACAGTGTTAGGTATACTATCATCTCCCTGTTGGTGACGCTCGGACAACAGTGTGAACGGAGAGACGGAGCGGCTCCCGCTcttcacaaacacatgcaggGAGCAGGGGCAACACATGTCGACAGTATGTCAGGGCTTCAGGAGACACAGTAGTCCAACATCTGTCTGTGGTGCTCTGAGCTGAGGTCACCCAGGAGTTGCAGCTGCGAGTGTCCTCCACTAGAGGGTGCAAGTGAATCAGTGACTGTATGACAACAACGTGAATGCCCTGGCCATACAAAGACAAATCAGGACTAAGATACTACCAATGACTACGCGTTCTCCTCTAATGAGTGCAGTTATTATAACTTAGTCctagtaataataaaaaaacacagttcAGAAAAAAATCACACCTACAGTTAGTTGCTGGTAGGGCATATTCATTTTTGGCAAACAAGTTTCCAGAaggcattttaaatttaaaaaactcctTTAGCTCGTCACACAGACTGCTTATGCCAGCTTTTTAATATTTACACACACTATCTCATCAGATGTATTGATTAATGTCCATGGAGCATGCATAGGCCAGCGGTGCTGGGATCATAGAGAGggtctcgcccccccccctccctccgacTAAAGAACGACAGCACAGTGCAAAGAAAACCAGAAAAGGTTCCAGCTAGAAACTGACTGCGGAGAAGACCGGACAGATGAAATCTTCCCTCTGACGTTACAACATATACATACAAGTCAagtgtcttttttaaaaaaggtgtaaAAAGGAGATCGGTGCAGATTCTATCACGTGTTACAGCTACTGAGATTGAACGCAACGGCCTTTCTTTGTTGCAGCTTCTAGCTCCCACGATAGTAACGGGATAGACCCAAAATAAATCACCCCAACCCAAGATAGTACACAGAGGAACACTAACATTCCTGCCCTACTAATTCAAAACTCATGGagctcccataatgcaccacaAAActcagccccccctcccctctccccaaaGCCCCCCAAAACCAACACACAAATAGTCTGTCATATACTGTACAGTTGGCCCTCTTAAGGGGAAAAACATATGTACATTCACATCTCtagaataaaaaaactaaaaaaaacagttttcttcttcaggtaaccgttaaaaaaaaacaagtgtaGAATTGGACACAATCCTGCAGACCTGGGGTTTAGCGTTCATTGCAATAACAGTTTTAGAGTTTGTTTACAAAATCCTGAGGCCTAATTGGCTACAAAAggcaaacaaaaaaacctcTGGAACGACCCAGATTGTTCATGTTTGGTGTGACCGCCTTACAAGGGAACGCGTTGCAGTCTGACGGTAAACCCCAGGTGCGGATTGCCGGCCACTTCTATTTCAGTGATCATGTTCTCTTCTTCTCGTTGCAACCTTTGGTAACACCTTcaggacataaacacacaaaacacgacACGAGAGGCCGCGAGCGACTTCGACGGAACTAATCAGTCCACGAGTCCCGACATGGATCTAGGCATATTTGTCATTTTGCTATGATtaaggggaggaaaaaaaagctatTATTATGACGATCAATACTTGTTTCTCCTTCATTAAAACACTATTCTTATAATCATGTGATAATACTGCAGTTCACTCGTCTAACACTGCTGACTGGTGATTAACACTAGAATGAGACGCCCCGGAGGTTACATCTGAAAATGAATGAATCCGCACCTCCGGGTTATAGATAGACGTGATTCCTGTGTCACAGCGTAATCACGACTTTGCTGGTGTAATTAAAATCAATCTCTCAAcaccaaaaactaaaaaaacactcTCGTCtaatgagaaaagaaagaaaaaaaaaaaaaaaaagtcacactCACAATCAAACAATAAATCGGCTTCAGAGTTGGAACACACGACGTATGAAGACTCGTCCGCGGATCGACGAGTCACATCGTCACATCGTCACAAACTCTTtcgaaatgccccccccccccaaaaaagctgCACCGTGTGAGCAGCCGGTTTCGGAGTTTGTCTTGATGTGATTGTGACGTATTTACAAAGAGCAGAGAGtcgcgatgaagaggaggttctGTTCACCGGGCCGGTGGGTGTGAGGATGCTCGTGGTCCCCGGGGTCTTGACCTCGCCGAACACGTGCGGTTAATGATGACGTCACGACAgtcctgcacacacaaaaaacggtACAAATCTGCAGCGGACGCACGTGTGCGATCGGGGGGGGGCCTTCAGTACGGGAACACCGCTGCAGTCGCGAGGAAAAAAACCTCTTCCTCTAATTTCACATTTTTGCATTTTCTCTCGTCACTCTGACAAaagaatcttttcttttttcccgcccttttttttttttttaggtcaaCGGTATTTTTTAGAGGCAGAAGGCTTCACCAGACGACAGCGACGGTCTCGCATACATCCAAACACTCACGCAGAGCCTCGGGAGGGGCTCTGTTTAGGTGTTGCGGACAGCTAAGGCCTGTTCcagctcctgtctcctctgctgGATCtgtggagggaagaggagagggagagatgggtcACCTGGGCATTTGGAGGCGGAGCTACAACGTTGGGGTGACGTGAGCCGAACAGACGATTCCTCACCTTGCAGTAGAAGTAGCGGCTTACGGCCTCCTGGGACCACGGCTCGTTGTAAAACgccgccctcctctcctcctcggggTTCCCGACCACGTCCGTCATTAACTACAATGAGCCAATGAGAAGGAAACCGGTGACGACGGTACTgaataacaacaacattaaaatgaCGCGTGACAGGAAGTATCCGGATCTAGTCCACGACAGGTCAAAACCGGATTTATTCAAAGTATCAAAGTTCTTATTAGGTCGCATAAtgacttatattatatatatatattatggtgAAAATTCATTAAaatttgaacatatatatatatatacatatatatatacacacacatatatttatatatatatatatactgttaataagtttaatatataattcatatatattgAATCTATAATGCTTAATTTTCTATTTCTATTCAAAGTGACTTCCTGCATTTTATTATCCCCCGAACATCCAGAACATATGTCCAAATAAAGGCAGCGAGTTGTTTCAATGGGACTTTAAATtacaaaagaaaagacacaagtgtatgtgtgtgtgtgtgtgaatgtgtgtgtgtgtgtgtgtgtgtgcgtgtatgtatataaatatcaaACCTTAAGATCTCGGCTCTGGGATTTGAGCCAGTCCTGGATGTAGCCCTTGGGATCTCTGGAGAAACTGAGCATGAAGTCCCTCTGGATCTTCAGCTGGTTGATGGACTCGATGGTCTCATGGATCTGGAAGAGGACCAGTTACAGTACATGAAGAACATATGTGCTATACATCTATATAACTGTTAATAAACAACCATTACAGCTGAGTGATCTATTTATCATGATCATAAAAAATATACGAAATCTAGTAAAACATCAAGTATCAAGTCTCAGAACTAAATccacaaacatttgaaaataagaAACACACAGTTACTCAGAGCATTATAGAAATAGTGTTCTCTCATTAGGCAACCACATCACACCTAGATGCCACTTGCCGTGTAGGACGCGTTCAGTGGATGATCTGATCAGTTTATAGTTTGTTATCAATATTATCAATAAGGAACGACTTGTACTAGACAGCCAGTACAGTCACCAGACAGTTTATTCTCAGAAAGGTGTGAGTTCTTTATAATGTTAGAGGATATTTAAGTTTTTATCTTCATCAATTCGTGAGTTTTATATTGTAGATCTTGTTTAATCTCAAAGAATATCCAAGTTTTGTTCCTCCTGATATTGACAACTTTAATCTCAGAGATTCAGCGTGTATTTCTCCCCTCTCGTGGCTCTGTTGTTGTGATTGTTTTTACCTTCAATGGCCCTGATTCACTGTCGTTCTCTTTGCCACCACGCTGATGTGAAATGGTAGTAAAACATGTATCCACCACGAAGCAGAATAAGAACATTCTGTGCCAATAGATTTAATTAAATCAGCGATGTCCTTGTTCCTTTCTGCTCACTCACAGCAACAAATGTCAGTTTAAACATTACAATTTTATAGGTTTTGACATAAATCACTCAAACGTGGAGGCCAACCGCATGTGAAACAGAAGGCCGTGAAATCCTTCGCACGCATAAAACAAAAagcttttttaaacatttacaatGTCCAGCACCAAAGGTGAATCAATCCAACGTGTCCGTTACTACGGTTGCTACGGTAACACTGTGACCGCTCTCACCTTGTTGTCCAGGGAGGCGATCTCCTGCTGGTTggcggtggagaggaggaagctgcTCATCTGGCCCTTCAGGgggtcctccacctccacgtcgATGTCGTAGCAGGCCGTCTTCTTCTGGTCGTTGGGATCCACGCTGAAAAATAATGATTTAAACTCCGTCTCAAAACATTCCTGTTTACACTGGCgtttgattaaattaaatattccaTGGCCTGCTTTTTGtcttctctgtttatttattttattgcaccatttTTTTGCTCTTTAAACTGTTGATATGTTTTGGCCCTTGTTGTTGACAATCTTTTTTAATTGACatctgtactgcactttgtctgtgataagtgcaataaaaataaactttactgaCTGAAAAGTGTGTGATGGTGCCTCAAAGATGAGTGAATCCATGTTCCCTCATTAtgtcttttaattttttatagtaaaagtgtgtttgtgttacaaaccttaaaataattattaaaattcGACTGTCATTGCATATTGTTTGTGACGTCCCATCTTCACCACTTGTGGTGCAGCagtggttaaataaatgtataatatttgtatttgaaaTAATTTGACTTTTAAGTTTAGTAATAAAGTTGATTTAAAAACCAATACAACAAAACTTAATTTTTTTCCAGGGTAAATAATAGTTTATCTGCCTGGAAACAGGAATCTACCTGATGACGTGGTTGATGACGATGGGGTCGGGGGGTAAGAGGAGGTTGGTGAGGCGCTGCGGGATCTCAGAGAACTTCAGCCGAGGGCAGTCAAAGAtctgcagaggaggaagaacatCTGTgttcgtcacacacacacacacacacacacacacaatgccaaAACACATTCATCATGGGGTGTATTAAAAAGTAAGGCTCGGTTAGTTTccctctaaaatatatatattaaaaaaaagaaagatgataCTTGCATAGTAGAAGCCTGATTTGTTtaaatgtgtcatgtgtcatttgGAAGTTACAGAGGTCAGTGATGCAAGATAGATATTGCTACTCACACTGTCCCAGTAATATCAGATTGTATTTCAGCCACACCGATATGAATATCTATGCAACAACAGCGTGATTTATCGCACGCGGAGAGTCCCGTACCTGCTGGAAGTACTTGTCACAGTTGATGTACTCCTTGTCATGGGAGTCCTGCAGCTTGTTGGTCTTGACGTACTGCCACAGGGCCTGGATGATGCAGGAGCGAGTCTGGGTGTGAATGCCAAGCAGGCGAGCCAAGCGAGGGTCCAGCTTGAACTGGGGAGGCTGCGGAGACGACGGATAATCGCATTACAACACTTCCTGTACAACCGCCCACCTCGGAGCCTTCACATCATCGCATCTGGCGTCCTCAtcgcattccccccccccccccccccggccgggAGACGGATGCGGGGTTCAAAGTGGAGTCTTTAATGCGCTCTGCTGGTTATCAGCGATTGCGCCGCCGCCTGCAGGTTGTCACGATAAGGGCTGATTTATTAGCCGCGTGGCGCCCCTCACCTGGTAGTCCAGCATCAGCAGCAGAGTGCAGCGCACGCTCACGTCGCCCGGCCTCTTCACCTGGAAGCCGTCCGTCTCCTGAGTGGTGGGCGTGCGGTGCCACTGAAAAAGCAAATCGCCACAGGGTGACTACACACCCCAAACTGAGGTGGTTTATTCAGACTGAAtggtctttttcttttattattctaGTATCACACTTCATGTTAAAGTGCAATACATGCCCACACATTATAAATGACATATTTATAGTTTAAAATACACACTGTGCTTTCACACGTGCATATCATCCATCAGAGTACAATACACATCTTGCAGGCAGACTGTGTATGGACAATGTATACAAGCATATCCTGTACATAACCCCGCTCTTCGTGTGTATATAAAGCACATTTGAATTTGATTAATGTGTCGTGTGCTCATCGCTGTCAGTGTGAGCTTTAGCGTTAGTCTTATTATGTGTAAAACTCTAAAACAATAACACTTAAAGATGACTCTCCCTGAATTagatattattttacatttaatgtCGCAGGGAAATACTTCAAGATGTGAACGTTTTCGGGGGCTTTAATGACGCTGCAGGAGATTTATCACAATGATCAAATGCACAAGGAAGTCATTGAGAGCGCTTGTATGCAGCAGCCTTGATCTTGACCGGCAGcgcatatatatgtctgtgGTTCAGGTGAGAGGTGAAATATCTGCAACTATGCACAGTGCTGAGAGTCTTAGTCCTTGCGTTTATGTATATATCAGAACCTTCTTTGGGTCTAATTATTTTTTGCGTCTCCATTTTATCttgaaattgaaaagaaagCACAAGCATACATGCAGTACAGTGGATTAAAGTAACTTGGCATGCAATGCTAAGAGTAATGTTTTCCTCCAACCAATGGCTGATGTAGAACACATTGAGTACTGATTTTTAACTCAAGGTAGAGAAACATTTCTTTTGATGGAAAATCATTCAAAGCGATGCACCCGAGTGCGTTGCCAAAATACCCTCCTAAAAGGAGGAACCTTGAGAAGTCATCATTCTCACTCTGGAGCtcaaaaagcccccccccccgacgtcaATACATATTTTTCAGGATACAAAGTGAAGGACAGCTAAtgattgtttttaatttgtaaaaactTGTTTTCTCCAACACCTGCCGGTAAAAATCAACCTTGCACAGTTgaagggggtgggtggggggagtaAAAACCTGTCCTTTCTGTTGTTGTAGAGAATCAAATTATTTAAGAGTGAGGGCACAACACTCTGTCTGTTCTCTTTTATATAAATTCAAAGAgggtgttaaaaaaataattattggaGCTGGAGACTTGACCtaaattaaaaataagaaaataacaaTTTCAAAAAGGGAAGAGGCCGCATACAAAAGCTCCAATACGGATGGATGTGGTCTCAAACTACGGAGGGACCAGCAGGTTGTCGAGTGCAGGGAAACGAGCCACTTGTGCTTCAGGAGAAGGTCTAATCAGGCAACTTATTAAAAACACCTGTGTGGGCGGACGACCGCTCTGTAATGCAACTGAGCCCTCGTTAATGAAATTAGCTTCACCTGTGATACCACTCCACCTACCAACACCGGTAAAGCTCACTGATCAAGATGTTGTATGAGCTAACAGTGGCTGTCGCCTAATGTTTGACTCGTGGGTCAGAATTGAGGCCCACCTCTCTAACGCCTTCATCCCAGTCGAAAAAAGCATTTAATCACCAAAATATTACAacatcagagagagaaaagacggATGAACGCATCGATGTAGATTTTATATTTGTACGTTTCGGGTCTCCGTGGGAGTCAATGTGGCGGTTCCTGGTCACTTTCAGGCTCACGGTGCCAAATGTGTACGTCTGTTTTCTTCCAGAGTTACATcgtgtgagagagaaaatatTTCTCTACGTTCTGACGCTAAAAGTGTGTTTGGAAATATTGTGGGAATGAGATTACGTTTAAGATCTCCTGCCTGGGAAAAGAAATGAGATTTTTCACTAAgtttaaaataaagttttaatGGGATTTAAAAGTTATATAACACCCAGAATGTATAAAAGATGCATAACATACTTTTCTGAAAGTATAAATGAGTAGCTAAGAActcaaaatgcattaaaaagttTGAGAATGTTCTAATCATAAATATTTCGTCCATTCATTTGAATGCAGACTTATTTTTCTGAGTATTTCTGAAGCTATGAAAGGTATGAATGATAAAAGTAACAGACAAATGTGTTGATGTTTGAATGAAAACACGGGGTCGGAGTTATGTGACAAAATGAAGCCGAGgaggaataataataaagagcGAGAAAAATCCAAATATAAAGAAATGACGGCGCCT
The Pseudoliparis swirei isolate HS2019 ecotype Mariana Trench chromosome 16, NWPU_hadal_v1, whole genome shotgun sequence DNA segment above includes these coding regions:
- the LOC130206707 gene encoding SWI/SNF-related matrix-associated actin-dependent regulator of chromatin subfamily D member 3 isoform X1, producing MATEETAGGARKATKSKLFEFLVHGVRPGMPSGARMPHQGAPMGPPGPPYGGSPAVRPGLPSTALEPSRKRPASSQQGQQQQQGAQSRSRKKPVGFPGANEIPARQMDMKEPQSDPTLGSNAKRRKMADKILPQRIRELVPESQAYMDLLAFERKLDQTIMRKRVDIQEALKRPMKQQKRKLRLYISNTFNPARPDADDSDGSIASWELRVEGKLLDDPGKQKKKFSSFFKSLVIELDKELYGPDNHLVEWHRTPTTQETDGFQVKRPGDVSVRCTLLLMLDYQPPQFKLDPRLARLLGIHTQTRSCIIQALWQYVKTNKLQDSHDKEYINCDKYFQQIFDCPRLKFSEIPQRLTNLLLPPDPIVINHVISVDPNDQKKTACYDIDVEVEDPLKGQMSSFLLSTANQQEIASLDNKIHETIESINQLKIQRDFMLSFSRDPKGYIQDWLKSQSRDLKLMTDVVGNPEEERRAAFYNEPWSQEAVSRYFYCKIQQRRQELEQALAVRNT
- the LOC130206707 gene encoding SWI/SNF-related matrix-associated actin-dependent regulator of chromatin subfamily D member 3 isoform X5, with product MATEETAGGARKATKSKLFEFLVHGVRPGMPSGARMPHQGAPMGPPGPPYGGSPAVRPGLPSTALEPSRKRPASSQQGQQQQQGAQSRSRNAKRRKMADKILPQRIRELVPESQAYMDLLAFERKLDQTIMRKRVDIQEALKRPMKQKRKLRLYISNTFNPARPDADDSDGSIASWELRVEGKLLDDPGKQKKKFSSFFKSLVIELDKELYGPDNHLVEWHRTPTTQETDGFQVKRPGDVSVRCTLLLMLDYQPPQFKLDPRLARLLGIHTQTRSCIIQALWQYVKTNKLQDSHDKEYINCDKYFQQIFDCPRLKFSEIPQRLTNLLLPPDPIVINHVISVDPNDQKKTACYDIDVEVEDPLKGQMSSFLLSTANQQEIASLDNKIHETIESINQLKIQRDFMLSFSRDPKGYIQDWLKSQSRDLKLMTDVVGNPEEERRAAFYNEPWSQEAVSRYFYCKIQQRRQELEQALAVRNT
- the LOC130206707 gene encoding SWI/SNF-related matrix-associated actin-dependent regulator of chromatin subfamily D member 3 isoform X4, whose amino-acid sequence is MATEETAGGARKATKSKLFEFLVHGVRPGMPSGARMPHQGAPMGPPGPPYGGSPAVRPGLPSTALEPSRKRPASSQQGQQQQQGAQSRSRNAKRRKMADKILPQRIRELVPESQAYMDLLAFERKLDQTIMRKRVDIQEALKRPMKQQKRKLRLYISNTFNPARPDADDSDGSIASWELRVEGKLLDDPGKQKKKFSSFFKSLVIELDKELYGPDNHLVEWHRTPTTQETDGFQVKRPGDVSVRCTLLLMLDYQPPQFKLDPRLARLLGIHTQTRSCIIQALWQYVKTNKLQDSHDKEYINCDKYFQQIFDCPRLKFSEIPQRLTNLLLPPDPIVINHVISVDPNDQKKTACYDIDVEVEDPLKGQMSSFLLSTANQQEIASLDNKIHETIESINQLKIQRDFMLSFSRDPKGYIQDWLKSQSRDLKLMTDVVGNPEEERRAAFYNEPWSQEAVSRYFYCKIQQRRQELEQALAVRNT
- the LOC130206707 gene encoding SWI/SNF-related matrix-associated actin-dependent regulator of chromatin subfamily D member 3 isoform X2 — its product is MATEETAGGARKATKSKLFEFLVHGVRPGMPSGARMPHQGAPMGPPGPPYGGSPAVRPGLPSTALEPSRKRPASSQQGQQQQQGAQSRSRKKPVGFPGANEIPARQMDMKEPQSDPTLGSNAKRRKMADKILPQRIRELVPESQAYMDLLAFERKLDQTIMRKRVDIQEALKRPMKQKRKLRLYISNTFNPARPDADDSDGSIASWELRVEGKLLDDPGKQKKKFSSFFKSLVIELDKELYGPDNHLVEWHRTPTTQETDGFQVKRPGDVSVRCTLLLMLDYQPPQFKLDPRLARLLGIHTQTRSCIIQALWQYVKTNKLQDSHDKEYINCDKYFQQIFDCPRLKFSEIPQRLTNLLLPPDPIVINHVISVDPNDQKKTACYDIDVEVEDPLKGQMSSFLLSTANQQEIASLDNKIHETIESINQLKIQRDFMLSFSRDPKGYIQDWLKSQSRDLKLMTDVVGNPEEERRAAFYNEPWSQEAVSRYFYCKIQQRRQELEQALAVRNT
- the LOC130206707 gene encoding SWI/SNF-related matrix-associated actin-dependent regulator of chromatin subfamily D member 3 isoform X3; the encoded protein is MERKRPGMPSGARMPHQGAPMGPPGPPYGGSPAVRPGLPSTALEPSRKRPASSQQGQQQQQGAQSRSRKKPVGFPGANEIPARQMDMKEPQSDPTLGSNAKRRKMADKILPQRIRELVPESQAYMDLLAFERKLDQTIMRKRVDIQEALKRPMKQQKRKLRLYISNTFNPARPDADDSDGSIASWELRVEGKLLDDPGKQKKKFSSFFKSLVIELDKELYGPDNHLVEWHRTPTTQETDGFQVKRPGDVSVRCTLLLMLDYQPPQFKLDPRLARLLGIHTQTRSCIIQALWQYVKTNKLQDSHDKEYINCDKYFQQIFDCPRLKFSEIPQRLTNLLLPPDPIVINHVISVDPNDQKKTACYDIDVEVEDPLKGQMSSFLLSTANQQEIASLDNKIHETIESINQLKIQRDFMLSFSRDPKGYIQDWLKSQSRDLKLMTDVVGNPEEERRAAFYNEPWSQEAVSRYFYCKIQQRRQELEQALAVRNT